From one Calditrichota bacterium genomic stretch:
- a CDS encoding DUF4416 family protein codes for MGRVKTPVPVKFFSAILFAPDVNPAEIYRILTDRFGPIDHKSPVFEFTYTNYYAAEMGESLKKQFVSFERLRLPDDLAAAKLQSNKMEEAFYREGRRRLNLDPGYIERAKMILASTKNFSHRIYIGEGIYGDLQYRFRAGRFTFLEWTYPDYKDAVALDFFHDIRKIYSNQLEKRISSK; via the coding sequence GTGGGACGTGTAAAGACCCCTGTTCCGGTAAAATTCTTCTCGGCCATTCTTTTTGCGCCTGATGTAAACCCGGCTGAAATTTACAGGATTTTGACGGATCGCTTTGGCCCGATCGATCACAAATCGCCTGTGTTTGAGTTTACTTACACAAATTATTACGCGGCCGAAATGGGAGAATCACTGAAAAAACAATTTGTTTCATTTGAAAGACTGCGTTTGCCGGATGATTTGGCGGCGGCCAAGCTTCAATCCAATAAAATGGAAGAGGCGTTTTACCGGGAGGGCCGGCGCCGTCTGAATCTGGACCCCGGATACATTGAACGGGCCAAGATGATTCTGGCGTCCACCAAGAATTTCAGTCATCGCATTTACATCGGCGAGGGGATTTACGGTGATCTTCAATATCGATTTCGGGCGGGAAGATTCACTTTTTTGGAATGGACGTATCCGGATTACAAGGATGCCGTGGCGCTGGATTTTTTTCACGATATTCGGAAAATATATAGTAATCAGTTAGAAAAAAGGATTTCTTCAAAATGA